A stretch of Treponema vincentii F0403 DNA encodes these proteins:
- a CDS encoding FKBP-type peptidyl-prolyl cis-trans isomerase — translation MKIADNCLVTLEYTLKDDDQKVLDSSEQMGPLDYVHGYRQLIPGLEKALEGREAGESFSLTVAPQQAYGEIDPRAVFEVSRAQFPPDTQLEVGMEFETSGHHVVITGIDGDIITLDANHPLAGKTLHFDIKVAGVRDATPEELEEVQASFAGGCGSSCGTGEGGCGGCSGCH, via the coding sequence TGATGACCAAAAGGTTTTGGATTCATCGGAACAGATGGGACCGCTGGATTATGTCCACGGTTATCGGCAGCTTATTCCCGGCTTGGAAAAAGCGCTTGAAGGGCGGGAAGCGGGCGAAAGCTTTTCTCTTACGGTAGCGCCGCAGCAGGCTTACGGCGAAATCGATCCTCGCGCCGTTTTTGAAGTAAGCCGTGCACAGTTCCCGCCCGACACACAGTTGGAAGTCGGTATGGAATTTGAAACAAGCGGCCATCACGTGGTGATAACCGGCATCGACGGAGACATTATCACGCTGGATGCAAACCATCCGCTTGCCGGTAAAACACTGCACTTTGATATAAAGGTTGCCGGTGTGCGGGATGCTACTCCCGAAGAACTTGAGGAGGTTCAAGCGTCATTCGCGGGCGGGTGCGGAAGCAGCTGCGGAACCGGCGAAGGCGGCTGTGGCGGGTGTTCAGGCTGCCATTAA
- a CDS encoding Gx transporter family protein, giving the protein MNKKQDALVPVFGALCFFLSAIEFVIPKPLPFLRIGLANVPLMLALDVLSFKAFLLLTMIKILGQAFISGTLFSYLVLFSAAGTIGAALTMYALHKIPRKVLSLAGISMAGAFASNCIQLFIGRFFVFGEGIRYMVPPFLFIGAVTSLLLGIFCENFEAESEWYAHIRDADAPLYVQLPGDTNRAPHPRIRLITGFTLLAALLFIPGLPAKAVIFFAGFLLCLAEKQKIYWIPLCVSTAGIVICHVFIPVGRELFLIGNFPITSGALLNGLEKTVVLQAMIFLSRWTLQVRIRIPGTLGMALDESLYIFKQLLEFKDKIRSRHIITSIDELLLGLPYIVKQPRDV; this is encoded by the coding sequence ATGAATAAAAAGCAGGATGCACTGGTGCCGGTTTTCGGTGCCTTGTGCTTTTTCCTTTCAGCTATTGAATTTGTCATTCCCAAGCCGCTGCCGTTTTTGCGGATAGGACTCGCAAATGTTCCGCTGATGCTGGCGCTTGACGTACTGTCGTTCAAGGCGTTTTTACTGCTGACGATGATAAAAATTCTGGGGCAGGCGTTTATCAGCGGAACGCTCTTTTCTTATCTTGTTTTGTTTTCCGCAGCGGGAACAATCGGGGCGGCGCTTACAATGTATGCGCTGCATAAGATTCCCCGTAAGGTCTTATCGCTTGCTGGAATCAGTATGGCAGGGGCTTTTGCATCGAACTGCATACAGCTTTTTATCGGGCGCTTCTTTGTTTTCGGAGAGGGTATCCGCTATATGGTACCGCCGTTCCTCTTTATCGGTGCGGTAACGTCCTTGCTCCTCGGCATTTTTTGCGAAAATTTTGAAGCTGAATCCGAATGGTATGCCCATATACGGGATGCAGATGCTCCGTTATACGTGCAGTTACCCGGCGATACAAATCGAGCCCCTCATCCAAGGATTCGGCTGATAACCGGTTTTACCTTGCTGGCAGCGCTCCTTTTTATCCCGGGCTTACCGGCAAAAGCGGTTATTTTTTTTGCGGGATTTTTACTCTGTCTTGCGGAAAAACAAAAAATATATTGGATACCGCTTTGTGTTTCAACGGCGGGGATTGTCATCTGTCATGTTTTTATTCCGGTAGGAAGAGAACTTTTCTTAATAGGGAACTTTCCCATTACAAGCGGAGCGCTGCTGAACGGTTTGGAAAAAACCGTTGTTCTGCAGGCGATGATCTTTCTTTCGCGGTGGACGCTGCAGGTGCGGATTCGGATTCCGGGTACGCTCGGCATGGCGCTCGATGAGTCTCTCTACATATTTAAGCAGTTGCTTGAATTTAAAGATAAAATACGTTCCCGGCATATTATCACAAGTATCGACGAGCTGTTGCTCGGTCTTCCCTATATCGTAAAACAACCGAGAGACGTATAA